The Aptenodytes patagonicus chromosome 10, bAptPat1.pri.cur, whole genome shotgun sequence genome includes a region encoding these proteins:
- the BNC1 gene encoding zinc finger protein basonuclin-1, translating to MSEAIRCTLVNCSCQCFKPGKINQRQCDQCRHGWVAHALSKLRIPNLYPSSQVEIVQSNVVFDISSLMLYGTQAIPVRLKILLDRLFSVLKQEEVIQILHALDWTLQDYIRGYVLQDASGKVLDHWSIMTTEEELATLQQFLRFGETKSIVELMAIQEKEGQSIIIPPPTANLDIRAFIESCNQHSPNFSASLDKMSPTNIHPFENIVNNMAFMLPFQFFSPVPPPLIGSPPERHLMEPGQDHSNETKQDVQISFSESSFLTSSSAPFQVENERSINGPDVTTKTEDDALLSDSSSHNTAAKLEMTALSPENKMKSVEKNGAGPRKGRVFCTACEKTFYDKGTLKIHYNAVHLKIKHKCTIEGCNMVFSSLRSRNRHSANPNPRLHMPMNRNNRDKDLRNGLTIAGPGDSKRTEFTILTPDSRTIASYASSCTDSKGQAGFPSIGQNGVLFPNLKTVQPVLPFYRSPVTPAELANTPGTLPSLPLVSSSIPEQLVSNELPFDMLPKKKSRKSSMPIKIEKEAVETPNESSDVASSEDDTRLQVVSDGELETCEHKIEKRVTDRVEKHPHSGNSWKSVSGVEGPKYFESVFAPNNKYIKDISENELHHCEKEVKPEENQPLKIVSHEIIYEDPKHHHNDVIKPMTEPPMYIKEQSKRRILKNDCPELQHHLLTGGFFSTLSNRGAAIPCFEDSKDMDPVSQHALGIQKEESRFHCDICKKTFKNPYSVKMHFKNVHLKEMHICTVEGCNAAFPSRRSRDRHSSNLNLHHKLLTKDTLEFNNHFNATYLLKDMAKEFCQDVSLKQHVGHTSVIFKGMNRTGSLVFPMSKIREPCSESYGYDPLNDGAVLDLSTTSSIKSESSAHSSWDSDGGSEICTMPLDDSDESCEGPSLMPNDELYQDCTLVEKANQNFTSLPSSLPITCHICQKTYSNKGTFRAHYKTVHLRQLHKCKVPGCNTMFSSVRSRNRHSQNPNLHKSLAESPTSLQ from the exons ATGCACTCTTGTGAACTGTAGTTGTCAGTGTTTCAAACCTGGGAAAATAAATCAGCGACAATGTGACCAGTGCCGGCATGGATGGGTAGCACATG cccTGAGCAAATTAAGGATTCCCAACCTCTACCCATCAAGCCAGGTAGAAATAGTGCAATCCAATGTTGTCTTTGATATCAGTAGCCTCATGCTGTACGGAACCCAAGCCATTCCTGTGCGCCTTAAAATTCTGCTAGATCGGCTTTTCAGTGTTCTGAAGCAGGAAGAGGTGATACAGATTCTCCATGCTCTGGATTGGACGCTACAGGATTATATACGTGGATATGTGCTACAG GATGCTTCAGGAAAGGTGCTGGATCACTGGAGCATAATGACCACTGAAGAAGAACTGGCTACTTTGCAGCAGTTTCTTCGCTTTGGAGAAACTAAGTCCATTGTAGAGTTAATGGCAATTCAAGAGAAAGAAGGGCAATCGATTATAATACCACCACCAACTGCCAATTTGGATATTAGGGCATTCATTGAGAGCTGCAATCAACACAGTCctaatttttctgcttccttggACAAAATGAGTCCCACCAACATTCATCCCTTTGAGAATATTGTAAATAACATGGCTTTCATGCTGCCGTTTCAGTTTTTCAGTCCAGTGCCTCCACCTTTGATAGGTTCACCACCAGAAAGACATTTGATGGAGCCAGGTCAAGACCACAGCAATGAAACTAAACAAGATGTTCAGATATCGTTTTCTGAAAGCAGCTTCTTAACTTCTAGTTCTGCACCATTTCAAGTTGAAAACGAGAGGAGCATAAATGGTCCAGATGTCACCACTAAAACAGAAGATGATGCCCTTTTAAGTGATTCCAGTTCACATAATACAGCAGCAAAGCTTGAAATGACAGCACTATCgccagaaaacaaaatgaaatctgttGAAAAAAATGGTGCTGGGCCAAGGAAAGGGCGTGTTTTCTGCACTGCatgtgaaaaaacattttatgacaAAGGTACTTtgaaaatacattacaatgcCGTTCATCTGAAGATAAAGCACAAATGCACAATTGAGGGCTGCAATATGGTATTTAGCTCTTTGCGTAGTCGCAATCGTCATAGTGCAAATCCGAACCCCAGACTCCATATGCCGATGAATAGAAATAACAGGGATAAAGATCTAAGAAATGGTTTGACAATTGCTGGACCTGGAGATAGTAAAAGGACAGAATTTACAATTTTAACTCCGGATAGCAGAACTATTGCCAGCTATGCCAGCTCTTGTACAGATTCAAAGGGTCAGGCTGGATTTCCCAGTATTGGACAGAATGGTGTCCTCTTTCCAAACCTGAAGACAGTACAGCCTGTTCTTCCTTTTTATCGTAGTCCAGTCACACCAGCTGAGCTTGCTAATACTCCAGgtactcttccttctctgcctcttgTTTCTTCCTCAATACCAGAGCAGCTTGTTTCAAATGAATTGCCATTTGACATGCTACCCAAGAAGAAATCTCGTAAATCAAGTATGCCTATTAAGATAGAGAAAGAAGCTGTTGAGACACCTAATGAAAGTAGTGACGTGGCCAGTTCTGAAGATGATACACGTCTGCAAGTGGTAAGCGATGGAGAGCTTGAGACCTGCGAGCATAAGATAGAGAAGCGGGTGACCGACAGGGTGGAAAAGCACCCCCATTCAGGTAATTCATGGAAATCTGTCTCTGGGGTAGAGGGCCCAAAGTATTTTGAATCTGTCTTTGCACCAAATAACAAATACATCAAGGATATCTCTGAGAATGAATTGCATCACTGTGAGAAAGAGGttaaaccagaagaaaaccaACCATTAAAAATAGTTTCCCATGAGATTATATACGAAGatccaaaacaccaccacaatgATGTTATAAAACCAATGACTGAACCCCCCATGTATATTAAAGAGCAGTCAAAGCGCAGGATTCTTAAAAATGACTGCCCTGAATTGCAACACCACTTGCTGACCGGGGGCTTTTTCAGCACTTTGTCAAACAGGGGTGCTGCCATTCCTTGTTTTGAAGACTCTAAAGATATGGATCCTGTCAGTCAACATGCACTAGGGATTCAGAAGGAAGAAAGCCGCTTTCATTGTGACATCTGTAAGAAGACTTTTAAAAACCCTTACagtgtaaaaatgcattttaaaaatgtacatctCAAAGAAATGCATATTTGCACAGTTGAGGGCTGTAATGCTGCTTTCCCTTCTCGTAGAAGTCGAGACAG ACATAGTTCAAACCTAAATCTTCATCATAAGCTTCTGACTAAAGATACACTGGAATTCAACAACCATTTCAATGCAACATACCTCTTGAAAGACATGGCTAAGGAGTTTTGTCAAGATGTCTCTTTAAAACAACATGTTGGACATACTTCTGTAATCTTCAAAGGAATGAACAGAACAGGCAGCTTGGTTTTTCCAATGAGCAAAATTAGAGAACCCTGTTCTGAGAGTTATGGATACGATCCATTGAATGATGGAGCTGTTCTGGATCTAAGCACTACTTCCAGCATTAAATCTGAGAGCAGTGCTCATTCTTCTTGGGATTCTGACGGAGGAAGTGAAATATGCACCATGCCCTTGGATGATAGTGATGAAAGCTGTGAAGGACCCAGCCTAATGCCCAATGATGAACTCTACCAAGACTGTACTTTAGTTGAGAAAGCTAACCAAAACTTTACAAGTTTACCTTCCAGTTTGCCAATAACTTGTCATATATGTCAAAAAACTTACAGTAATAAAGGAACTTTCAGGGCTCATTACAAAACTGTGCATCTCCGCCAGCTCCACAAATGTAAAGTCCCAGGTTGCAACACAATGTTTTCATCTGTTCGCAGTCGGAACAGGCACAGTCAAAACCCTAATCTGCACAAAAGTCTGGCTGAATCACCAACTAGCCTACAGTAA